DNA sequence from the Candidatus Kaistella beijingensis genome:
GCATTCCAAACTCCCATTTTGTGTGGATTGGCTTTTGCGTAATCTTTTACGGATTTCGGAGCTCTACGGTCGGAATTTCCTTCTCTCAATACTGGATTTACCGCACTTCCAAGAACTTTGGCATATTTTGCATTGATTGCTTTTTCTTCGTCATTTTTCGGTTCTGCAGGATAATTTGGAACTGCGAAACCATGTTTTTGAAGTTCGGCAATTGCTTCTTCCAACTGTGGAACAGAAGCTGAAATATTGGGTAATTTGATGATGTTTGCTTCAGGTTTTGTCGCTAATTCACCCAATTGAGCCAAATAATCAGGAACTTTTTGGTCGTCATTTAAAAATTCAGGGAAATTTGCTAAAATTCTTCCTGCCAAAGAAATATCGGGAACTTCAATCTCGATATTTGCAGAATTGGTGAATGCTTTTACAATCGGTAAAAACGAGTGTGTAGCCAACATTGGCGCTTCGTCCGTCAATGTGTAGTAAATTTTTGCCTGTGACATTATTGTAGTTTATTTATTCAATTTTTAAGGAATACAAATTTAAGGATTTTTTGTGAAGTTATGGGAGCTTCAGAATATTTGATTTTGAAATTATTCTTGCGGAATTCTATCCGGCCAAATATTCGGTAACTCGCCACTGAAACCCATTTCAGGAAGCTCATTCATTGTTTTCATTTCGTCAGAATTTAATTCAAAATCGAAAATGGAAATATTGTCGAGAATTCTTTCCTCTGTTGTCGATTTAGGAATGGGAACTACGCCATGTTGAACAATCCACCGCAATGAAATTTGTGAAACCGATTTTCCATGATTTTCTGCAATTTTTTTTAGCGCTTCATTTTCAAAAACCTTTCCTCTTGCTAATGGAGACCATGCTTCCACTACAATTCCGTGTTTTTGACAAAATTCGGTGACTTCCGGTTGCCAGTATCCGGGATGAAATTCGATTTGGTTGATAGCAGGTTTTACTTTTGCGGTTTTCATTAAAGCTTCCACATGTTCAACCCAAAAATTGCTTACACCGATGGATTTTATTTTGCCTTCTTTTTGCAAATCTTCCATTGCACGCCAAGTTTCAGCATTTATTTCCTGCCAATTTTCAAAATTTTTCGCATTTGCAGGCCAATGAATCAGGTATAAATCCACATCATCCAAATTCAATTTTTGTAAAGAATCTTCGAATGCTTTTTTCGTGTTTTCGTAACCCAAATTTTCCCGCCAAACTTTCGTCGTTACAAAAATTTCTTCACGTGGAATTCCGCTTTCTTTGATGGCTTTTCCAACGGCGACTTCGTTTTCGTATTTTGCGGCACCGTCGATTAATCGATAGCCGTTTCGTAGAGCGGTTTTTACGGCTTCAATTCCTTCTTCTTCAGTTGCTTTATAGGTACCGAAACCAATTGCGGGGATTTGGTTTCCGTCGTTCAGTTTTAAATATTTCATAAATTGTTTTTATTGAATTCGGTGTTTTTTGCTGCAATAATTCTGCCTTAAAATCATCTCCATCATTCATCTTGTCAAAGATAAAATTTGATAGAAAAAATTGCAATTATTTAGGCTCTTCTGCAAACTTTAAGA
Encoded proteins:
- a CDS encoding aldo/keto reductase, translated to MKYLKLNDGNQIPAIGFGTYKATEEEGIEAVKTALRNGYRLIDGAAKYENEVAVGKAIKESGIPREEIFVTTKVWRENLGYENTKKAFEDSLQKLNLDDVDLYLIHWPANAKNFENWQEINAETWRAMEDLQKEGKIKSIGVSNFWVEHVEALMKTAKVKPAINQIEFHPGYWQPEVTEFCQKHGIVVEAWSPLARGKVFENEALKKIAENHGKSVSQISLRWIVQHGVVPIPKSTTEERILDNISIFDFELNSDEMKTMNELPEMGFSGELPNIWPDRIPQE